Genomic DNA from Lactuca sativa cultivar Salinas chromosome 8, Lsat_Salinas_v11, whole genome shotgun sequence:
AAACGCCCTACCATGCGTGGGTTTACttacctcatcatcttctgagtctgTAGACCAGACCTCtatgccaccgaactcatcatccatgacattctcctgcacaatcaaagcattcatagaatTGTTAGTAGCTTTCTttttctttatctcctccaactTGCACATATGatatgcttcatcatcttcaccctccTTCTTCTCTGACAGCTTTCTTAAcatgcagtctttggcaaagtggtttttgCCATGGCAGAAATTGCAATCATATCCGGAGTCTCCCACCAGTTtgctctccttcttctcttcttctttcgGAGCACTGCTTTTGTTATCCTCTTTCACCTTATTtgagctgtagcttccctgccagtttcggctCTTGGCAACAGGGAACTTTTTGCGAGCAAACCTCTTTGGGTTGGAAACCATCATCGTATATTGCCATGGATCCCATACCAGACACCACTTTCGCTTCTTTTGTCACAACACTTTcatgagacttgagaatacccaccatctTTGCCAATGAGAAGTTCTTAAATTGTTCATGAGCCTTCACAGTTGATGCTAcggccatccattcgggtcttaaaccattcataaatgtgaccttttgttcaattaCTTCTCTTCCAATACCGTGCTTAATCATCTTGCTTAAAAGATGGTTGAAATGATCGAATGCCTGGATAAGTTTTTCATCCAACTTTTATTGGAAAGCACCGAACTTAGAAAGCAATAGAGTTTTGGATGGAATGTTCCAGGTCTTCATCAGTTGAATATAACTCTTTGATTCTATCCAAGATCTCTTTTGCTGTGGTGCATGTGCTTACCAGACGAAATGTATCAGACTGCAATGCAAATCTAATCATTCTCATGGCCTTAACATTACATAACaacttttctttttcgttttgaGGAATCTTCTCCATGTCAGTTAACagttgattgtactccttttgagtctttATTTTTCTATAGTTAACagttgattgtactccttttgagtctttATTTTTCTATTAGTTCCTGAATGAACAAAAGGACCCAATGTTATTGCTTCCCAGATAAGATAACCATTGTCTTTAGAACCAacgacgtagtcttcaaagtgatgcgtccaaacttcataatcttgagtgtaaaggATAGGAATTCTAGTTGTGGATccaatgctgttggagatattgattggattggtttgtgaatcgtGGAAAGACATAAAGATCTTTTTAGATATCTGCTaagaatcagacttgtaaagattgaattagggttttatcaaaagcAAGAAGTAGCGTCAATGAAGAGATGACGACTCCTACTgattcgataaaagcggaaacccttaGAATCGTTCTTCcaacagaagagatgcgtatatattacatagtctcctgctctgataccaattgatgagaataaaattctcttagatcgatagattcaaacatataataaaataatgGCAAGAATAGAAAGCGATGAACACAAAGATGAATCAAatgtatgtcgaatgattaatatgctCTATCTCAGAAGAATTCAATATGATTTGCTACTGTAGAGATAGGCTAGGGTTACAATACGATAACCAGAATAATAATCAAAAGCATAATCAATAtaatacatgcatgcactatatatactaaaccaTAAATCAAAACATGGCTGGACATGCCCATACCGAGAGTACTAATGGACCGAACACTAAGCCCAATGACGCAAGCTTCTTGGACTCAACACTTACATACAAATATTAAACTATAAGCTTAtaaaccatttaaaaaaaaaattggatcaatTTATAGTCATTTTATATGAAAAGAAGCCATAAACATTTTACAAAAGTTAGAAGTATCTATTTTTAAAAACTTGGTTTTTGAggataataaaaaattaatttcaaatacatttttttttattttcataatatatttttAAGCTTATTGACTTTTTAAATAGCTAATAAGTTGATTACTACTTTTCCAACTCAATCTCAAACACAATTTAAGATTTCAAATCATCTTACAAAAAGTTTCAAACcaaataaaaatattgaaagTGAATGAAATTGAAATCCATTctagttttcaaatcattattcatgACGAAGTTTAGGAAATTATCCAATATAAAATAATGATTCTCTCTTTAAGTTTGAACTTTAGATtataaaaaccctagaaatttatatgtcatttaaaaaccgaaaatagttaCAGgaccaaaaaaacaaaaatattagtGTAGGGGACTAAAAAGTCCATTTCTCTATTAAATAGGGTTCAAAATCGTATCTTTTGTCTGTATCTTTTCTTAGTTATTTCTCTTAAAAGAGAGATTTCAGTTCCCGAACGCCCAGATTGTTGCAAAACGAAATCCAAGTCGAAGAGAGAGACAAGAGCGTGAGAGAGAAACACTACCAAGGTAAGATCATAGTTCTATCAAACTTCAAGAATCATTTTTTTACAGCTTTCGAAGATTTTAGCAGTACTATGTGTATATTTCTTAATTCTATATCTATATTCACATGTAACTAGAGTTATGGAGTTGGTTTTCTTCTTCGTAACTGCTAGGTTTTTGTTCAAAAATGGCGAGCATGGGTCCGAACGATGAAGTTGTTTCCTTGGAGCTCCCTGCACCTTCTGGCTGGAAGAAGATGGTTCTCTCTTACATCTCTTTACATTTCCTTTACCCTGTATATCATATGTATGCGAGTTCGGTTTATGTGATTTTTCATTGAGGTTTCTGCTAGcatttattgtttgattctgtgAATTGGGTCGTGTTTATACCACAATATTGCTGAAATTTGAATACCCTAAGGAGAATTTCGTTTGTTTTTGTGGGATTTCGAAACTAGGGTTTTCGAGCACGTTTTTGTTGATTTTGGGGGAAACTTAGGGTTTATCTTTCTATCTTGCATATATATGCGAAATGGTTTCGGTTTTTGCACGTTTTTGTTAATTGGCTTCTAATTGTAATTCAACTGTATGAAAGATCGTACTTTTAACTGAATTTTGTTCGTCCGTCTTGGGTTTTCAAAGCTAGGGTTTCTGAAAGGTTTTTTCGTTGACTTTGCGAAACTGAGGTTTTGTCGATCATGATTTTCTGAAAACCCATCAAAATGTTTTTTGGAAAGATTTTGTTTTTTTGCAggggtttaaaaaaataaattacttTCCCATGTTTCACCCCTCATGCAGAAAAACACCCACTTGCGTATGAGGTATCTTGGAATATGTTCTTCATTGATTCTTTAATTATTTCCTCAAGTACTTGAAACTACAAAATGAAAATTTGTAAAGTGAGAGCCACTTGGTATAAAAAAATACATCTTTTCTACCTGCAGTACCAGAGATTGTAAAAAAACAACTGATGATTATCACTTTCAGTTATTTAGCTTTAATTGGATGACATGGAAAGTTTATCACTTTGTGTTGTAGATGATTAGATGATGTTCACAAAGTAATAATCCAGAATGAGAAGATTATCATTGATATTATGCTCTTCTTTAATAACTATATTTAGTGGATTATGTAAACTGATTGCATTCTAAACTAGATATAATATAACAATTTCACCATGAAGAAGTTTCCTTTCATGATTTTTTAGGAGCATACTTTTTTTTCTTCCATGTGTGACCTAACAAAATCAAAGCTTATAAAAATTGTTTGATGATGGGAGATCTGTATGTAGTTGAAGAATCCCATGGTGTTGAAGGAGAAACCttagttgatatgtttaaaaAAAGAAGCATTTCAAGTGTTTCTCTAGATCAATAGCTCAAAGAATGGCTAacttattgagaagaagacaaatTCATAGCTAAATTGGATCCTTGAAGATTTTTGAAATGAGGGTTTGAGATTCAGTAAGACAAATATGAGTAATTGTAGGCTTTGACTTGCCAAATATTGTTAGCAATTGAAATGTGGTTTTAGATCTTTATTAGTATTTTGAAACTGGGGTTTTAGATCTTAGATGAATGCATATATTATCATTATTTTATTCCCATTGTTCCTTACCAGTTACCAAATTCAAGAATGTTTCCAAAAGAAAGACATTAAATGGTTTCAATAACTGGTTTATGTaagaattgaatgaaaataactTGATGTGAAGTATATGAAAAACATGAGTTTGAAATTGAtggatcattttttttttctttatgatATGAAATTACTCCAGCAAAGTTTTTCCAAGTATTGATTCAAGGAACTTGACATAGTAGTTCACAAATTCAGTATTGACCCAAACTTTTTGTACTTTTGTAAGTCAAAACTCAAAATGTGTAGCTTTAAATTGTTCTTTTTAAGCAAAACATTTCTTTTATCAATTTTAGTTAGAAGCAAATTATTTCTCTCAAATTatgtattataaattataattagaTCCCATTTTCATATTTGGCCTAAGTATCTACTAATTCTCCTCCTGTAGTCAACATGTGAAAGTACTTGTCATGTGAAATTGTTGTATTATATgtaaatacattaataataatactttCAACTCTAAGCTACACATTAGttataattaatgaaaacaataaaatcaaacataacaataaaactcaATTCAACCTTGTATATGTTTCTAatctgtgtatatatatatatttggttgtaTGTTGATGTAGTTTTTGCCAAAGAAAGCTGGAACACCAAAGAAGAATGAGATTGTGTTCACTTCACCAACAGGGGAAGAGATCACAAACAGGAGACAGCTGGATAAGTACTTAAAAGCCCACCCTGGTGGGCCCAAGGCCTCAGACTTTGACTGGGGAACTGGTGAAACACCAAGGAGGTCTTCAAGAATCAGTGAGAAGGTCAAGGAAAGTCCACCACTAGCTGAGCCTGTTCCCAAACGCGCCAAAAAGTCTTCTTCTGCTTCAAAGAAGGACAAGAAAGACAAAAATGCCCCTCAATCTGAAGAAGAAACTGCAGATGTTGAAATGCAGGAAGCAGAGGAAAAGAAAGAAGAGGCTCCTCCTGAAAAGGCTGTAGCGGAAGATAACGAGAAACAAGAgaaagacgaaaatgcccctgTGGAGGACAAAGAAAGTGAGACGGACAAGAATGCCCCTGTGGTTGAAGAGAAGGAAAAAGATGCCCCCCCTGAAAACTCTGTAGTGGAAGAGGATGACAAAAGTGCCCCTGAAATCCCAATCgtggaagagaaacaagaggagAAAAATGCACCTGAAAGTGAAAATCCCATAGTGGAAGACAATGAGAAACAAGAGAAGGACAAAAATGCCCCTGAAGACCCCATAgtggaagagaaacaagaagagGAGGAGAAAACCGCCCCTGAAAGTGAAAACCCCGTAGTGGAAGAAAATGAGAAACAAGTGAAGGACAGTATTGCCCCTGTGGAAACTGAGAAGGATGATGATAAACATGAGGTAGAAAGTAAGGTTGATGAGTTGTGTGAAATTCCAAAAATGCCCCCATCCGAGGAAGAACTAAAAGAGAAAGCTGCTGATGTGAATGTGATCGAGGCGAATGATAACAACAATGGAGAAGCCATGGTTGCAGAATATCAAGATAAGGTTGAGAATGATGTTGCAAAAGGAGAAACAATCCAAGAGAAGGCAGAGGAAGGGCAAAAAGGTAATTTTGGTATGAGTGGTGCAGATAAAGAGAAAGAAACAGCAGCAGTGGAGAACGGTTGTCATGTGGATGCTGAGCCATGGTAAAAGATAGGGGGCAAAAGGGTAACTTGTGAAGTTTGGTTGTTTCTGTGAGTCTTGACACTTAGAATGTTGTCTATCtgtatgttgtttttttttttttttttttttttttttttttcttacaacAGTTGATAAAAAGACATTGTGGGTATGTATAACGTGGGCATAGTGTTAGGGGTCGTTAGTCGACTTCATATGTTGTCTTTTAcatatatctatctatctatttgTCTATGTATGTGATAGGATTTGTGACTTTTGGTTGATGTTGTTGCATTTAGGGGGAATTGTAGGTTGCAGGATGTCATACTTGTAACATTATGTAATAAGTAATCCTTCACATTCCCATCTTTTCTTGCACTCTTATTTTGTTTATGTTATATAACCATAATCACATTTATTCTTATTAGTGTTTGTCTCAAAAGATTGGATGATTCAACTTGGAAAGTAATCGCTAAGGTAGTCTTTGATATGATGAGGGAAGATTCGattcttttcattttcttttttagtCCTTGGGACAAAATGGTGTGGAATGAAAGATTTGTAGTATGAGTGTTGTAGTTAatgatttttaattattattttagttgaattataattttaaaaatacatataaagtattatttttataattttattagtATTTGCTTCAAAAGAAATATGACCCACCGCAAAAAGGGATGTCTTAGATATCTTTTATATGGCCAATTAGGTTTAAAATGGTTAGAGAACTTAATTCTCTGTCACATTGATGTTAgaaaaaaatttatttgttttgctTGATTGAATGGAATGActtattatttttcatttttaaaccaatCAAATTTTATTAAACCTAGAAGCTagtaaaaatatcttttatatggCTAATTAGGTTTAAAATGGCTTTTAAGCCGATCTATCCTAACCAAACCAAACTCTTTACATCTAAGAAAAAACTAAGAATATGAAATACTTATAACAAATTTAGaaagatatttttttttatccATATATCACCAAGTTTCAGGTATAATTGTTCCTATGATTTGGAATTTAAGACTTAAAAGAATAAGATTTTTGGTGGCTACGATGTGACGGTGTAGTCACCACGACGTGACCCGATGAAATTGTGTCTCATTTAGGAGCCATGACGTGGAGGCGGACAacatgaaaaaccctaatttttcaggccttaagccctatttaaaggatgtgaTAGTTAGAATTTGCTCATTCTCAATCTTCATCACCTCCCTTTCGACCTAAATAAGCTCTTGCCTCCATTTTTGAGTTCTTGAAGTTTCTTGGTGGTTTTTGGTGATATTGAAGGAGAAGAAGCTGTCCTTTGAGCATAGATCCAGCAAACAAGTTCCCTCACCACCTTATTGCACATATTCTTGACCTTTGTAGGTCCACAAATTAAAATCTTTATGTGCTATtcttctagatctaggttttcaTGCACTTTTCTCCATGGTTGGGATATTTGAGTGGATAGATTCCATAAAGTTGACAAACTTATGGATCCCTGAGGCCCCTTTGTAGTTTCTTGTTCCAAATCTGAAGTATTATTGAGTTTTTATTCCATGCATGAAGTTTTGACCTCATTTTCACCATTTTTACGTAGCTAAAGTTCATGACATGCATCGGACATGCCTGTCCATAAAGTAAGGATTTTTATGAGATCTTGGGGTGTAAGAAAGCCTTCTGGAAGAGATGAGTgtgtggcttaatggattaagggcttaatccattaagctatCCAAGAACAGTTCCCAAGACATGGCGATATGCTCACCAGGCGTTGCAATTGTGGTTCGCATGACTGATTTGTCCTAAGGCTATCATGTCGTGGAAGATTCTTGGTCACGACATGGTGACCAacaaagttgacttttggttgttgactgttgacttttgaccaagatCAACTTCAATTCAACTTGAGAGTTTTTGGGCTATAGATTGAGGATGTGCCTCTGATTGTTGTATAGGTGGTGTGTAGCACCAGTCTTTATTTCGTGTGAGTTGTGTTGATAGTTTGCTAGCCTGCGTTGTGAGTTTTCTCAATATACTTTATACTACAGTATTTATCCTTGTGTGTAAGATGTTGATATAATGTAGttatctgttagattggtagatctgttaTGATTATTTGTGTTTGCTTGTTATTGTTTGTttgcatatgttgacatattgtggttgggttgaggcggtcctgctctgtgctgtaggccaagatactcggGCAATCCAATTGATACTGTAGTCTCAAGAAGAGCGGTCCAACCTAGTGTTGTAGACTCAGGAGAGCGGTTCAACTTTATGATGTAGGCTCAGGAGAGCAGTTGAGGTGTATTGAAGGCCTTGCAAGGCGGTCCGGTCAAACTGTAGGCTCATGTGTGCACGTATTGTATGTGCATTGTTCTGTGGAgtattttgagggaactcactaagctttggcttattgtggatttaaatgtttcaagtactttagAGGATCGAGGGATGGCGATggcatgatcgtacacatcataATGTGGATTTATGTTTGAGAGATGTtatttgatactctgatttttatggtTATGTTTTGAAATAATGAACTGGATAgcttatgatttttatgaaaatgtctTTTGAAAAAGATTTTTTTTCTATGGttattaggatgttacaagttggtatcagagccatagtttgAGGAATCTGGATGAACAACCGtgtgattccagactcaaactatgGATCTTCAAAAGATTTTTCACaacatttttcaaaaataaaatttaaaaagggAGGATCGATGTGTACAGTCAGCCGAAGCTTAAGAGAAAGgtattccccaagatacccacacttgttatatgtatattggtgATATGCTAAGGtgttagaactgcatgctagttcataggttagggatcttcaggaattgcatgatagaaataCCTGATAGCCTAGTAGATTTCTTGTTTATTCTATATAAAACTGACATTATTACTGTAGTTGCTAATTGTATGAATCAGAATTTTACATAAGTAGGGTTTTATAGCTTGAGTATtcttgatttagccttatttcgtgttgcttgtttggttgtaggcttagggtagaatcaattaTTCAACCGTCTATCGAATTCGACGTTATGAATGATTAGCATACCCAAGGTGATCGTAATGTTAGTGAAGGTTTAAAGAGTTGGGTGTGTGATTGATAAAGTGCTAGAAGAAGTAAGAAATTAGAAGTTACTCTTAAGAGAGTGAGTGTAGGGTGTATGCGTACTCTATTTGATTTGGGCCTAGTGGCTATCCTTCAAGACAAATacgagtaggtgtggaaggtagtatgtgaccatactactggaagcataggacccGTACATGTGTCAAAGACGTCACGGGTTCCAACGGATGAGTAGTTAAGTAGTAATGTGTTTTGGAATAATGTGATTTTCTGACGTGTTCTCgatttatttttagtatggtggttacgcAAAGTTCTAGTTCGGCTGCTGATGGTCCGGAGAGGCCAGGTTTGAGTGATGACCAGAACCGTGAGATGATCACTACTCATGTGATTTTGGTTTCTAGAGCAGCGATCCCAGAGGTGTTTGGGCCTGTCAAGACCAATTTGATTGAGATGTTTGACGAATATGTATGCTACCGTCACCAAGGCTGCTATCGCCACAACCACTGTAGCCATCACAACTGCAGGACTTCAGGGAGGAGGGTCTATACAATATTGGGAGATCAGCAACACAAAGCCCCCAGAGTTCGACGAGGTCAAGGACCCGATTGTGGCCATGAGGTGGATATCCGATGTTGAGGGGTGTTTTTACACATGTTATTCTCCTAAGAACCAGAAGGTGAAGTTCACGTTGAACCTTCTTCGATTGGGGGAGaatgactggtggaagtttgaTACTCATGCTTATTCTCCCACGGAGAAGGCCGCAGTGACTTTGGATCAGTTCTCGGAGATGTTCTGAAGTGAGTATGTTTCATTGgtagagagagaggttggctcaggagtattTGTCGCTCAAGCAAACGATAGAATCGAtgacagagatcaccaagatgtttaagGAAAGAGCCTTTTCTGCTTGGGGTACGTTTCTTCGAAGCAGGTTTAGATGTctgttacttgagcatgctccaGACTAAGATCCAGGAGTTCGTGTCGACTAATAATTATTAGACACTATCAGAGATGTAGTCATTTTCTCGTAAGAGAGAGATTGATATTGAGACCCAGGCGAGAGAGAAGAGGCAAACCGCAATTCAGACTCAATCGGTAGCTAAGCCGTTTAAGCCCATTGATTCCTGATCCGAAGGCcaaaagtgtgacaacccgaaatttccatcttGTACAgtcaatcaattcaatcaaattcAGACTCGTTTCTACCATCTTTTAacactgtttagagtctgttgGAGTGTTCTAAGCCC
This window encodes:
- the LOC111878248 gene encoding methyl-CpG-binding domain-containing protein 11, yielding MASMGPNDEVVSLELPAPSGWKKMFLPKKAGTPKKNEIVFTSPTGEEITNRRQLDKYLKAHPGGPKASDFDWGTGETPRRSSRISEKVKESPPLAEPVPKRAKKSSSASKKDKKDKNAPQSEEETADVEMQEAEEKKEEAPPEKAVAEDNEKQEKDENAPVEDKESETDKNAPVVEEKEKDAPPENSVVEEDDKSAPEIPIVEEKQEEKNAPESENPIVEDNEKQEKDKNAPEDPIVEEKQEEEEKTAPESENPVVEENEKQVKDSIAPVETEKDDDKHEVESKVDELCEIPKMPPSEEELKEKAADVNVIEANDNNNGEAMVAEYQDKVENDVAKGETIQEKAEEGQKGNFGMSGADKEKETAAVENGCHVDAEPW